Proteins from one Streptomyces sp. NBC_00289 genomic window:
- a CDS encoding MBL fold metallo-hydrolase — protein MKLTVVGCSGSFPSAESACSSYLLEADGFRLLLDMGNGALGELQRHCGLYDLDAIFLSHLHADHCIDMCAYFVARYYRHDGGRCDPIPVYGPEGTEHRLTTAYADTPTASSMSEVFDFHTVKPSTFEIGPFTVHTERVAHPVEAYGIRVEHGGKTLTYSGDTGVSAALDDLARDSDLFLCEAAFTHGKESIPDLHLNGREAGETAARAGARRLVLTHIPPWTDPRVNLADARAVFDGPVELATPRVSYEI, from the coding sequence ATGAAGCTCACCGTCGTCGGCTGCTCGGGGTCGTTCCCGTCCGCGGAATCGGCCTGCTCGAGCTACCTCCTCGAGGCCGACGGCTTCCGGCTGCTTCTCGACATGGGCAACGGTGCCCTGGGCGAGTTGCAGCGCCACTGCGGTCTCTACGACCTCGACGCGATCTTCCTCAGCCATCTGCACGCCGACCACTGCATCGACATGTGCGCCTACTTCGTCGCGCGCTACTACCGGCACGACGGAGGCCGCTGCGACCCGATCCCCGTCTACGGCCCCGAGGGCACGGAACACCGGCTGACCACGGCCTACGCCGACACCCCCACCGCCTCCTCCATGAGCGAGGTCTTCGACTTCCACACGGTCAAGCCGTCCACCTTCGAGATCGGCCCGTTCACGGTGCACACGGAGCGGGTGGCCCATCCCGTGGAGGCGTACGGCATCCGCGTCGAGCACGGTGGGAAGACCCTGACCTACTCCGGCGACACGGGCGTCAGCGCCGCGCTGGACGACCTCGCCCGCGACAGCGACCTGTTCCTGTGCGAGGCGGCGTTCACGCACGGCAAGGAGAGCATCCCCGACCTGCACCTCAACGGCCGCGAGGCGGGAGAGACGGCGGCCCGGGCAGGAGCCCGCCGGCTGGTCCTCACCCACATCCCCCCGTGGACCGACCCGCGGGTCAACCTCGCCGACGCGCGCGCGGTCTTCGACGGCCCGGTGGAACTGGCGACGCCGAGGGTGTCGTACGAGATCTAG
- the rph gene encoding ribonuclease PH produces the protein MSRIDGRTAEQLRPITIERGWSKHAEGSVLVSFGDTRVFCTASVTEGVPRWRKGSGEGWVTAEYSMLPRATNTRGDRESVRGKIGGRTHEISRLIGRSLRAVIDYKALGENTIVLDCDVLQADGGTRTAAITGAYVALADAVAWAQGRKLIKAGRQPLTGTVSAVSVGIVGGVPLLDLCYEEDVRADTDMNVVCTGDGRFVEVQGTAEAEPFAREELNSLLDLAVAGCTDLAAVQRAALETTVEK, from the coding sequence ATGTCTCGAATCGACGGCCGCACCGCCGAACAACTCCGCCCGATCACCATCGAACGCGGCTGGAGCAAGCACGCCGAGGGCTCCGTCCTCGTCTCCTTCGGCGACACCAGGGTCTTCTGCACCGCCTCCGTGACCGAAGGCGTCCCGCGCTGGCGCAAGGGCAGCGGCGAAGGCTGGGTCACCGCCGAGTACTCCATGCTCCCGCGTGCCACCAACACCCGCGGCGACCGCGAATCCGTCCGCGGCAAGATCGGCGGCCGCACCCACGAGATCAGCCGCCTCATCGGCCGCTCCCTCCGCGCCGTCATCGACTACAAGGCGCTCGGCGAGAACACCATCGTCCTCGACTGCGACGTCCTCCAGGCCGACGGCGGCACCCGCACCGCGGCCATCACCGGCGCGTACGTCGCCCTCGCCGACGCCGTCGCCTGGGCCCAGGGCAGGAAGCTCATCAAGGCCGGCCGCCAGCCCCTCACCGGCACGGTCAGCGCGGTGTCGGTCGGCATCGTCGGCGGAGTCCCGCTCCTCGACCTCTGCTACGAGGAGGACGTGCGCGCCGACACCGACATGAACGTCGTCTGCACCGGCGACGGCCGCTTCGTCGAGGTCCAGGGCACCGCCGAAGCCGAACCCTTCGCCCGCGAGGAACTCAATTCCCTCCTCGACCTGGCCGTCGCCGGCTGCACCGACCTGGCCGCCGTCCAGCGCGCGGCACTCGAGACGACCGTCGAGAAGTAG
- a CDS encoding DUF3618 domain-containing protein: protein MADTSDTRTPAQIEADITRRRELLAETLDEIGVRVHPKTIVGDAKAKVVSNIDHTLGRAYVGVNRVVSDVKGQFVDEKGAPRLERVVPVAALAVIGVVGLLALGTRRRKS from the coding sequence GTGGCGGACACGTCGGACACGAGAACCCCGGCGCAGATCGAGGCGGACATCACGCGCCGCCGCGAGCTGCTGGCCGAGACGCTCGACGAGATCGGGGTGCGGGTGCACCCGAAGACGATCGTCGGGGACGCCAAAGCCAAGGTCGTCTCCAACATCGACCACACGCTCGGGCGCGCCTACGTCGGCGTCAACCGCGTGGTGAGTGACGTCAAGGGACAGTTCGTCGACGAGAAGGGCGCGCCGAGGCTGGAGCGGGTCGTGCCGGTCGCCGCGCTCGCGGTGATCGGGGTGGTGGGACTGCTCGCGCTGGGCACCCGGCGCCGTAAGAGCTGA
- a CDS encoding type II toxin-antitoxin system PemK/MazF family toxin, which produces MDTSWWLALVAVVLLALVATLVDGWGRGHRPGGRRSRPPGRPEGPRGRAGAPRAAEIWWANVPFEDGRGSRGAARGGVTGAARAKDRPCLVLAVRGRRVTVAKITSKYHGERPGVIPLPPGAVGDAEGRASFLETDELREVPVRDFRRRVGVVDPVLWDQVRHLAR; this is translated from the coding sequence ATGGACACGTCCTGGTGGCTCGCGCTCGTGGCGGTGGTGCTGCTCGCCCTGGTTGCCACGCTAGTCGACGGCTGGGGTCGGGGGCACCGGCCGGGCGGTCGCAGGAGCAGGCCGCCGGGGCGCCCCGAGGGGCCGCGCGGACGGGCGGGTGCGCCGCGGGCGGCGGAGATCTGGTGGGCGAACGTGCCCTTCGAGGACGGCCGGGGGTCGAGAGGCGCCGCGCGCGGAGGGGTGACGGGCGCGGCGCGGGCCAAGGACCGGCCGTGTCTGGTCCTCGCGGTGCGCGGGCGGCGGGTGACCGTCGCGAAGATCACCAGCAAGTACCACGGCGAGCGGCCCGGGGTGATCCCGTTGCCGCCGGGTGCCGTGGGGGACGCCGAGGGCCGCGCCAGTTTCCTGGAGACGGACGAGCTGCGCGAGGTCCCGGTGCGGGACTTCCGGCGCCGGGTGGGAGTGGTGGACCCGGTCCTGTGGGACCAGGTCCGTCACCTCGCCCGCTGA
- a CDS encoding PTS glucose/sucrose transporter subunit IIB produces MATKAEKIVAGLGGIDNIEEVEGCITRLRTEVVDASKVDDAALKAAGAHGVVKMGTAIQVVIGTDADPIAAEIEDMM; encoded by the coding sequence ATGGCCACCAAGGCTGAGAAGATCGTTGCCGGGCTCGGCGGCATCGACAACATCGAAGAGGTCGAGGGCTGCATCACCCGCCTCCGGACCGAGGTCGTGGACGCGAGCAAGGTCGACGACGCCGCGCTCAAGGCCGCCGGCGCACACGGCGTCGTCAAGATGGGCACCGCCATCCAGGTCGTCATCGGCACCGACGCCGACCCGATCGCCGCGGAGATCGAGGACATGATGTGA
- the bcp gene encoding thioredoxin-dependent thiol peroxidase: protein MTERLQPGDTAPAFTLPDADGNEVSLADHKGRKVIVYFYPAALTPGCTKQACDFTDNLELLAGAGYDVIGISPDQPEKLAKFREKESLRITLLADPDKTATEAYGAYGEKKNYGKTYMGVIRSTVVVDEEGKVDRALYNVRATGHVAKIIKDLGI, encoded by the coding sequence ATGACGGAGCGACTCCAGCCCGGGGACACGGCCCCCGCCTTCACCCTGCCCGACGCCGACGGCAACGAGGTCTCGCTGGCCGACCACAAGGGCCGCAAGGTCATCGTCTACTTCTACCCCGCGGCTCTGACCCCCGGCTGCACGAAGCAGGCCTGCGACTTCACGGACAACCTGGAACTGCTGGCCGGCGCGGGCTACGACGTCATCGGCATCTCGCCCGACCAGCCCGAGAAGCTCGCCAAGTTCCGCGAGAAGGAGTCCCTGAGGATCACGCTCCTCGCGGACCCCGACAAGACCGCCACCGAGGCCTACGGCGCCTACGGCGAGAAGAAGAACTACGGCAAGACGTACATGGGCGTCATCCGCTCCACGGTCGTCGTGGACGAGGAGGGCAAGGTCGACCGGGCCCTGTACAACGTCCGGGCGACGGGCCACGTAGCGAAGATCATCAAGGACCTGGGGATCTGA
- the rdgB gene encoding RdgB/HAM1 family non-canonical purine NTP pyrophosphatase, translating into MTRLILATRNAGKITELRSILADAGLPHDLVGADAYPEIPDVRETGVTFAENALLKAHALARATGLPAVADDSGLCVDVLNGAPGIFSARWAGRHGDDKANLDLLLAQLSDIDDEHRAAHFACAAALALPDGTERVVEGRMPGVLRHTPTGTNGFGYDPILQPDGESRTCAELTPAEKNAISHRGKAFRGLVPVVRELVS; encoded by the coding sequence ATGACCCGCCTGATCCTCGCCACCCGCAACGCCGGAAAGATCACCGAACTCAGGTCGATCCTCGCCGACGCAGGCCTGCCCCACGACCTCGTCGGCGCGGACGCCTACCCCGAGATCCCCGACGTCAGGGAAACGGGCGTCACCTTCGCCGAGAACGCCCTGCTGAAGGCCCACGCGCTGGCCCGGGCGACCGGACTGCCCGCCGTCGCCGACGACTCCGGCCTCTGCGTCGACGTCCTGAACGGCGCCCCCGGCATCTTCTCCGCCCGCTGGGCCGGCCGCCACGGCGACGACAAGGCCAACCTCGACCTGCTCCTCGCCCAGCTCTCCGACATCGACGACGAACACCGCGCCGCCCACTTCGCCTGCGCGGCGGCCCTCGCCCTGCCGGACGGCACGGAACGGGTGGTCGAGGGCCGCATGCCCGGCGTACTGCGCCACACCCCCACCGGCACGAACGGCTTCGGATACGACCCGATCCTCCAGCCGGACGGCGAGTCCCGCACCTGCGCCGAACTGACCCCGGCGGAGAAGAACGCGATCAGCCACCGGGGGAAGGCGTTCCGGGGGTTGGTGCCGGTGGTGCGGGAGTTGGTGAGCTGA
- a CDS encoding PTS transporter subunit EIIC: MSSATATPAAPAKKRGSGLLQGLQKVGRSLQLPIAVLPAAGLIVRLGQPDVFGADGLGWDKVALVFDKAGGAITGNLPMLFCIGVAIGFAKKADGSTALAALVGFLVYSKVLEAFPVTEAQVTKGADLVATYNNPGVLGGILMGLLSAVLWQRFHRTKLVDWLGFFNGRRLVPIIMAFVGIVVGVFFGLVWEPIGEGIGNFGEWMTGLGSFGAALFGLINRALIPVGMHQFVNTVAWFQLGDFTDAAGQVVHGDYSRFLAGDPTAGMFMSGFFPIMMFGLPAAALAMAHTARPERRKAVLGMMISLALTSFVTGVTEPIEFSFMFIAPLLYVIHAVLTAVSMAVTWGLGVHAGFNFSAGFIDYALNWNLATKPWLIIPIGLAFAAIYYTVFRFAIIRFNLPTPGREPEEELEDLTKA, translated from the coding sequence ATGAGCTCCGCCACCGCGACACCGGCGGCACCCGCGAAGAAGCGGGGATCCGGCCTGCTCCAGGGCCTGCAGAAGGTCGGCCGAAGCCTGCAGCTCCCGATCGCCGTGCTGCCGGCGGCGGGTCTTATAGTCAGGCTCGGCCAGCCAGACGTCTTCGGGGCCGACGGCCTCGGCTGGGACAAAGTCGCCTTGGTCTTCGACAAGGCAGGCGGCGCGATCACCGGCAACCTCCCGATGCTCTTCTGCATCGGTGTCGCCATCGGCTTCGCCAAGAAGGCCGACGGCTCGACCGCCCTCGCCGCGCTGGTGGGCTTCCTGGTCTACAGCAAGGTCCTCGAGGCATTCCCCGTGACCGAGGCCCAAGTCACCAAGGGCGCGGACCTGGTCGCGACTTACAACAACCCCGGTGTCCTCGGCGGCATCCTCATGGGTCTGCTCTCCGCGGTCCTCTGGCAGAGGTTCCACCGTACGAAGTTGGTCGACTGGCTCGGGTTCTTCAACGGCCGCCGACTCGTTCCGATCATCATGGCGTTCGTCGGCATCGTCGTCGGTGTCTTCTTCGGGCTGGTCTGGGAACCCATCGGCGAGGGCATCGGAAACTTCGGCGAGTGGATGACCGGTCTGGGTTCCTTCGGCGCCGCTCTCTTCGGTCTCATCAACCGTGCGCTGATCCCCGTCGGTATGCACCAGTTCGTGAACACGGTGGCCTGGTTCCAGCTCGGTGACTTCACCGACGCCGCCGGCCAGGTCGTCCACGGCGACTACAGCCGCTTCCTCGCCGGTGACCCGACTGCCGGGATGTTCATGTCCGGCTTCTTCCCGATCATGATGTTCGGCCTGCCGGCCGCCGCGCTGGCCATGGCGCACACGGCTCGCCCGGAGCGCCGCAAGGCCGTGCTGGGCATGATGATCTCGCTCGCCCTGACGTCGTTCGTGACCGGCGTGACCGAGCCGATCGAGTTCTCGTTCATGTTCATCGCCCCGCTCCTCTACGTGATCCACGCCGTGCTGACCGCTGTCTCCATGGCGGTCACCTGGGGGCTGGGAGTCCACGCGGGCTTCAACTTCTCCGCCGGCTTCATCGACTACGCCCTCAACTGGAACCTGGCCACAAAGCCATGGCTCATCATCCCCATCGGCCTGGCCTTCGCCGCGATTTACTACACCGTCTTCCGCTTCGCCATCATCAGGTTCAACCTCCCCACCCCGGGCCGCGAGCCCGAGGAGGAGCTGGAGGACCTCACCAAGGCGTGA
- a CDS encoding PLP-dependent cysteine synthase family protein encodes MRYDSPLAAVGNTPLVRLPRLSPSADVRIWAKLEDRNPTGSVKDRPALHMIEQAEKDGRLTPGCTILEPTSGNTGISLAMAAKLKGYRMVCVMPENTSQERRDLLGMWGAEIISSPAAGGSNTAVRVAKEIAAEHPDWVMLYQYGNPDNAGAHYATTGPEILADLPSITHFVAGLGTTGTLMGVGRFLRENKPDVRIVAAEPRYDDLVYGLRNLDEGFVPELYDASVLTTRFSVGSADAVTRTRELLQQEGIFAGVSTGAALHAAIGVGNKAVKAGESADIAFVVADGGWKYLSTGVYTAATTEEAIAAVQGQLWA; translated from the coding sequence ATGCGTTACGACTCCCCGCTGGCCGCGGTCGGCAACACCCCCCTGGTGCGCCTGCCGCGGCTCTCGCCGTCCGCCGACGTCCGGATCTGGGCCAAGCTCGAGGACCGCAACCCGACCGGCTCGGTCAAGGACCGCCCGGCCCTGCACATGATCGAACAGGCGGAGAAGGACGGCCGCCTGACCCCCGGCTGCACGATCCTGGAACCGACCTCCGGCAACACCGGCATCTCCCTGGCCATGGCGGCCAAGCTCAAGGGCTACCGCATGGTCTGCGTGATGCCCGAGAACACCTCGCAGGAACGCCGTGACCTGCTCGGCATGTGGGGCGCCGAGATCATCTCGTCCCCCGCCGCGGGCGGCTCCAACACCGCCGTACGCGTCGCCAAGGAGATCGCCGCCGAACATCCCGACTGGGTGATGCTCTACCAGTACGGCAACCCGGACAACGCCGGCGCCCACTACGCCACCACCGGTCCGGAGATCCTCGCCGACCTGCCGTCGATCACCCACTTCGTCGCGGGTCTCGGCACCACCGGCACCCTCATGGGCGTCGGCCGCTTCCTGCGCGAGAACAAACCGGACGTCAGGATCGTCGCCGCCGAGCCGCGCTACGACGACCTGGTCTACGGCCTGCGCAACCTCGACGAGGGCTTCGTACCGGAGCTGTACGACGCCTCTGTCCTGACCACCCGCTTCTCCGTCGGCTCCGCGGACGCGGTCACCCGCACCCGCGAGCTGCTCCAGCAGGAGGGCATCTTCGCCGGTGTCTCCACCGGAGCCGCCCTGCACGCGGCGATCGGCGTCGGCAACAAGGCCGTCAAGGCGGGCGAGAGCGCGGACATCGCGTTCGTCGTGGCCGACGGCGGCTGGAAGTACCTCTCCACGGGCGTCTACACGGCGGCCACCACGGAAGAGGCCATCGCGGCAGTACAGGGACAGCTCTGGGCGTGA
- a CDS encoding PTS transporter subunit EIIC produces the protein MSADSAATADGGVSPGRARWHKVFQGLQKMGRSLQLPIAVLPAAGILTRLGQPDVFGDDGLGWSDVSKVMVGAGGALLDSSLGLPLLFCVGVAIGMAKKADGSTALAAVAGFLVYFNVLRQFPEDCAEGSKPVGTGCQLTDGTVTVFTYQNPGVFGGIVMGLLAAFLWARFHRTKLVDWLGFFNGRRLVPIIMAFVAIAFAAVCLWIWPPIGDGLESFSDWLSDAGAWGSGVFGLANRALLVIGLHQFLNVPIWFQFGSYTKPDGTVVHGDINMFLAGDPNAGQFTSGFFPIMMFALPAAALAITHCARPDRRKEIGGLMTSVALTSFVTGITEPIEYSFLFVAPLLYVVHAVLTGVSMAVTWGLGVHDGFSFSAGLIDYVINWNLATKPWAMIPIGLCFAVVYYAVFRFAITKFDLKTPGREPADEVEDVTKV, from the coding sequence ATGAGCGCCGACAGCGCCGCCACCGCCGACGGTGGCGTGAGCCCCGGGCGGGCCCGCTGGCACAAGGTGTTCCAGGGGCTGCAGAAGATGGGGCGCAGTCTTCAGCTCCCCATCGCCGTGCTGCCGGCCGCCGGCATCCTCACCCGTCTCGGTCAGCCGGATGTGTTCGGGGACGACGGGCTGGGGTGGTCGGACGTCTCGAAGGTGATGGTGGGCGCGGGCGGCGCGCTGCTCGACAGCAGTCTCGGTCTGCCCCTGTTGTTCTGCGTCGGTGTCGCCATCGGCATGGCGAAGAAGGCGGACGGTTCGACGGCCCTCGCGGCGGTGGCCGGCTTCCTCGTCTACTTCAACGTGCTGCGGCAGTTCCCCGAGGACTGCGCGGAGGGGTCGAAGCCCGTCGGGACGGGCTGCCAGTTGACCGACGGCACGGTGACCGTCTTCACCTACCAGAATCCGGGCGTCTTCGGCGGCATCGTCATGGGTCTGCTCGCCGCGTTCCTCTGGGCCCGTTTCCACCGTACGAAGCTGGTCGACTGGCTCGGGTTCTTCAACGGCCGCCGGCTGGTGCCGATCATCATGGCGTTCGTGGCGATCGCGTTCGCGGCCGTGTGTCTGTGGATCTGGCCGCCCATCGGCGACGGGCTGGAGAGCTTCAGTGACTGGCTGAGCGACGCGGGCGCGTGGGGTTCGGGCGTGTTCGGTCTGGCGAACCGCGCGTTGCTGGTGATCGGGCTGCACCAGTTCCTGAACGTGCCCATCTGGTTCCAGTTCGGCAGTTACACCAAGCCGGACGGCACGGTGGTGCACGGTGACATCAACATGTTCCTGGCGGGCGACCCGAACGCGGGGCAGTTCACGTCGGGCTTCTTCCCGATCATGATGTTCGCGCTGCCCGCTGCCGCCCTCGCCATCACGCACTGCGCCCGGCCCGACCGGCGCAAGGAGATCGGGGGCCTGATGACGTCGGTGGCGCTGACCTCGTTCGTCACGGGCATCACCGAGCCGATCGAGTACTCGTTCCTGTTCGTCGCACCGCTGTTGTACGTGGTGCACGCGGTGTTGACGGGTGTGTCGATGGCCGTGACGTGGGGGCTGGGTGTGCACGACGGTTTCAGCTTCTCGGCGGGTCTGATTGACTACGTCATCAACTGGAATCTGGCGACGAAACCGTGGGCGATGATTCCGATCGGGCTGTGCTTCGCCGTCGTCTACTACGCGGTCTTCCGCTTCGCGATCACGAAGTTCGATCTGAAGACGCCGGGGCGTGAGCCCGCGGACGAGGTGGAGGACGTCACAAAGGTCTGA